A single Triticum dicoccoides isolate Atlit2015 ecotype Zavitan chromosome 2A, WEW_v2.0, whole genome shotgun sequence DNA region contains:
- the LOC119356232 gene encoding ent-kaurene synthase-like 2, translated as MLFIIAVAKNKPEVGGNVASMPNLLGSLNCKVEKKARETRTKKQLHKPEEVPTCQESIHRQLSMVDVLQKIGISRHFASEIKSILDFTYSYWLRRDEIMLDVETCAMAFRTLRMNGYNVSADGLSHISTDLSDTRSLLELYKASQVSTSDDELILDIIGSWSGHLLRQQLKSSEAQRTPLLREVEHVLDSPFYTMLDRLEHKRNIEQFDIIEHPILQLTSQTNQDLLALGVMDFSTSQSIYQQEYQHLDSWVRESRLNRLPFARQKLAYFYLSAASTMFPLELSEARILWAKNGALTTVVDDFFDVGGSKDELENLTALVEMWEQQEETEYYSEQVEIVFSAIYISVNELGSKASIVQGRDVTGHLVEIWQELLRNMMTEVEWRTGGYVPTLDEYIENAVVTFALGPIVLPALYFVGPKITESMVIDPEYSELFRLMSTCGQWRI; from the exons atgctctttattatAGCAGTGGCCAAGAACAAGCCAGAAGTTGGAGGAAATGTTGCGAGCATGCCAAATCTG TTAGGATCATTAAATTGCAAGGTCGAGAAGAAGGCTAGAGAGACTCGAACAAAGAAGCAGCTCCACAAACCCGAAGAAGTGCCGACGTGTCAGGAAAGTATACATCGCCAACTTTCCATGGTGGATGTGCTCCAAAAGATCGGTATATCTCGGCATTTTGCCAGTGAGATCAAGAGTATCCTGGATTTTACATACAG TTATTGGTTACGAAGAGATGAGATCATGCTAGATGTGGAGACATGTGCCATGGCGTTCCGCACCTTACGGATGAATGGGTACAATGTATCAGCCG ATGGCCTGTCACATATCTCCACCGATCTGAGTGACACGAGATCTTTGTTGGAACTATACAAGGCTTCACAAGTTAGTACTTCGGACGATGAGTTGATTCTGGATATTATAGGATCCTGGTCAGGTCACCTACTGAGGCAACAACTGAAATCTAGTGAGGCACAAAGAACCCCACTCCTAAGAGAG GTAGAACATGTTCTTGATAGCCCCTTCTACACCATGTTGGATCGTCTGGAGCATAAGAGGAACATCGAACAATTTGACATAATCGAGCATCCCATCCTACAATT GACTTCTCAGACAAATCAAGATCTTCTAGCTCTGGGTGTCATGGATTTCAGTACAAGTCAATCTATTTATCAACAAGAATATCAACATCTCGACAG TTGGGTGAGAGAGAGTAGGCTGAACCGGCTACCTTTCGCACGACAGAAGTTGGCATATTTCTACCTCTCAGCTGCCAGCACCATGTTCCCTCTAGAGCTATCTGAAGCTCGCATCCTATGGGCCAAGAATGGCGCGCTCACAACGGTCGTCGATGACTTCTTTGACGTCGGGGGATCAAAAGACGAATTGGAGAACCTCACTGCATTAGTCGAGAT GTGGGAGCAGCAAGAGGAAACCGAGTACTACTCTGAACAAGTCGAGATCGTGTTCTCTGCAATCTATATCTCGGTAAACGAGCTTGGATCAAAGGCTTCCATAGTGCAAGGCCGCGATGTCACGGGACACCTAGTAGAAATT TGGCAAGAATTGCTAAGGAATATGATGACTGAGGTGGAATGGAGAACGGGCGGATACGTTCCAACCCTAGATGAGTACATAGAAAATGCAGTTGTGACATTTGCATTGGGCCCAATTGTGCTTCCTGCATTGTATTTTGTTGGACCAAAGATTACTGAGTCTATGGTAATAGATCCTGAGTACAGTGAGTTGTTTAGGTTGATGAGCACTTGCGGCCAGTGGCGAATCTAG